tagctcgcggcgatcgacctctcgtggacggtcttaggcctagcctagctaggcttagttttgtaggcctagctggtaaacatcggtaacatacgaacatcgtacgctacctatatacctagcctgacgttgtatagttgctgcattaattgtctttctatttttgccagactccgttgatacaaattggggaaaacccggtattttcgctgaaaagttaggagtcttccatttgttttggcctcacgatcgatcgaaaagtgggcgaattacaggtgaaaaacaaaaatacccatccgcgcgcaatgcattttgggatttatagcgggccgctataattattagaatcgacttatttttcacatttttaaccgtttaaagacgaaaaaagttatcgcaataggaccatatagtattatttttacattaaatatagtttgtgatcttaaattagatctaaaaaacgtagggaatggggctttaaaagGATGACCTCTGACCAATGTAGCTTTTGTGCAGTTACTGTGTGCTAACTGATCAAAATGTGTGGTAAATGATGTCGAGGTGCTaattataacataaaataaatttatttagtgAATAAAGCAGAATATGTAGATTCAGTACAACAAGTGTGTTTAtgatgcagtaggcctactatgttacATATATCTGTTACGCATGAACGATTGTGACCTTTGGTAAGCCACCTGAGTAGGTGACATAAGTGCATCGTTTTCTATAAAAATTACAAGAGCTTATAAAATAACACATAGTTAATTCTCAATACAAAGGTATAACTTAATAATTGGTCAGTTCCTTCCAGATATGACCTTCATATACAGACTTTAATTTCTGCGTGcatatctttattttattaattttatacagtacatatataaatatacagtatatattctAAAACTTAATGACATTCTGGTGTTCAGCTGGTATTgtagatttttattattttttcattcgAAAAGTTGTATATTTTATAGACGTTAATTTAATTTGACATTGTTTTCAGGTTGCAATAATTGGTTTTTTGGCATGTTTGACGTCATCGGAATACATTTGCGCATGCGTAATATCATTCATAATGTTTATCGAGTCAAGCAGTGTCGAGCATATAAAGACTATAATTGGACAATAaactattgaccaatcagaagcgTAACAATGGCTCCCCATACTGAAATTTCATTtgatttattaacatttatggACTATATGCTATTAGTATCAACTTTGGTTGCTACATCTATCAAATATTTCAGGTAGACTAGGCTTCATTGGAATCGAAAATTCTTAATGCCTGCAAGTACCTGCTATGGGGTATGTTTGGTATGCGTAAAAGTCCagcgtaaagcttggttcccactatgacgcaaggacgtaaatgcaacgcaagcgtgttgaccaatgacaagcgacattCGAATAaatccatcgtttgtgattggtcaaatcccttacgttgcgttacgtacttgtgttgcgtctctagtgggaaccaagcataaagGACATTTTTTGTGAAGGCCATACGTGCTTAACATTTCTGTATTACTACTCTTCATTGTTTTATGGGAGAATTCTAAACCTTTTCCGTCCATGTATTGCCACTCCTTTTTTTCTTCCAAATTCGATTGAATTTCAAGTACCAAAGTAGAcatcttaagcttggttctctaGCTAAAGAGCAACGCAGTGATGTAACGCGTCGCAAGAGAATTGACAAATGGCaggcgacagttcgaataatccatctgATGTGGTTGGTTGGTAAAAATCACTTACGCTGCCCTTATGCTGTtgcgtgggaaccaagctttatgatttctaaaatagtatatttttcttttcaaacTTTGCATTTACTCATGTATTTCTCTACTTTAGATTCCTTGGTAAATTTAAAACCTTTTAGACTAGAACGTTTTTGCCGTACTTACCACAGTGTTTTatagttatttacattttttcacatattttaatctttttataaATGACTCCCACTTAATGCTTTCTAGGAATAACTACTTAATACACAGTATTAACTTATTATAAAGAAAATTTACcgtagatatttaaaaaaaacggtAAATCCTtggtaaatattataattttgacCGTTTTTGCCATACTTGCCTCAATGTTGTTTTATAGTACTTTTGTAGCTTACGCCACCTTTATTAAACTCGTATTTTAtatctgtatacatattttataataataatatgctttCCCTTTTAATATCATTACAAATATATTCTATACAGTTATTATTTTAAGGCATCTAGTTATAGTTTACATTATTATCTTAacattattatctatttattatttttttccttttctaatttttaacataatttcaaagtttttaaaatttgatgaaGTTGgaatataatatgaaataataatgaaacattttgacacacaaaatgtataaaatataaaatcatctattgttacaatgtttaaatattacatatttaaattgtattactattaaaaataaagatttgcATAGAGATTATTAAAGGTACATACATTTTGAGAAAAATAAGTACAGTTGTTATATTTAGAATTATATACAGATTAAGTATTAAGTATAATAGGTTGAATTAAGAATTATAATTAACACCTATAGAGTTTAtttaatatagtacagtatagaaATTATTTATCGTCAAGTTTAGtaaatgtttaattgtttaGATATAcctaatattacaataaaagaTATTGgtataatagttttaaaaattaaattaaaacttaatatgtaatatattattttattcttgatCATGTGATAatttaatgtatataattaatttcaaggcagtaattttttttttaatcatttgtaaaaaaaagtgatattcaaaattttaaaaaaggaaaacaataccaaaaatacactatatcaaatattttttaaagttcaaaTGTGAAGCATGTTtgtgtaaataatttgtttttaaaagctgaaattgattaaaatgtaACTCGCCTTTGTATCGGTGAACAAAAGTGGATCAAAGATTAAGCTGCTATTTATACAATTCTTTGCTGATTCGATGTGCTGAATTGATGCTAACGTTAGTGAGAATTTACagataacaaaaataattctgCCATTTGGTACCTCACTTGGCAATGGTGTTATGGTGCGACTCTGCAACAAATCTTGTTCAATGGTTTATGGCTAGTGATAGTTTTAGAGTACAGAAACTATAAACTGCCCAAATCCTCTCGTTGCGATTACGGTATTATAATGCGATGGTTGTTTTGGTTATTGTGTAATACATACAGGTGATTCATTGAAGGCAGCTGTGTGATTATATTTATACAGTGTTGTAGTACTTCCAACAAACCTCTTAATTTTccattttcagtattttaaatgagattcaatttgtattatatttttgtatttgtttaaacAAGTTTGTAAATTATTCATTTGAGATGGAAGATATTGGAACCTGAGAGCATCGTGCATAGGAAGGGAAACTGGTTTCTAGTTTACTTTGGGACCGGCACCACATACTTaatacaaattgtgttgttgaaACTCGCGTTCAATTTTGGATTTGTTGTTTAGCATTACCTTTGAATCAAAATCACCAATGAAACAAAATGTTGCTAAAGGTCCATTTTTCATGTAAATCTCTGTTACGTATAATGAAGCATGAACTTTGACTAATCACGGCGCGATGGATCCTCCGAAAgtcgcttgtgatttgtcaattAACTTGCGCACGTTGcgttcaagtgggaaccaagtttacAGAGGCTATCAGCCAGGTGATAAAAAATTCTGCTTGTGTAAAAGTTTACAGGGTTTTTTGTTAATCATGTGAAATtcttatagtactgtatattaaattgCTAGGGTAATTAAAGATTTTGTCAGGTAATAACACTTCACTTTGTTTGGTCTTATTGTGTACTTGCGTTTTTTTGCAATAAAAAACCCCTAAATTGTCAGACTACATTTTTCTcaaagttattttaaaaaagcGTCAGATTTAAATAACATGACATTTCAAATATAGTACCGGTAATGAAAAATTGTTACGATAATGAAAATTATGACACCTTTTAAGTAAATTTTACTAATAAATTAGATTAAATCAATACATGCTTAGTTTCCTTACATTTtgattatatactgtacttgaaACAAGCGAATCGCTGGTGATActaataaaaatgtacagtactcTGCAAAATATTTGGGcccatgttaaaagaatacgATTTTTCCTTTCGTGACTCGTTTTATTGTTAATAAGCATTACATCTGTCCAATGGATGACAAAGTTTAGTGTGGAATGTCAGCTGAACACATCCATGCTCTGATTGGCCAGACTCAAGCTGTTGGCGCCCAAGCAAAACGACGATTATCAATCATCATTCATATgcgacatttaacatttttcgaGTAGGCTAGtacactgtactgtaattaCATAGGCCAATATGCATGGCCCACTTTTCTCTTAACAGTTAATTGTGTTTCTGAGGATCCAAGCTGATTCATTGAATCTTTGAAATTGGAAGgaaatatattttacagtactgtatattattcttctgaTGAGAATAAACAATGACAAATCAATCATCAATCATACCAGGCCACCATCAGCAGGCAAGGCTCAGCCTCTGCTAAccaccctagctaggcctacttatttaaTAGGATCAAGTGTAGTCCAGATAGGACTACTAGCCTAGAATGATTCTAACCTCTTGGAATGAAGACAATGGCATTGCGGTTGGTTTATCAGCAGTGCGAAACCAACAGTCGGAGCAGGAAGTCTTTCTAGCTGGTTGATGGAGGCCAACTATTTTTAGgctaaattattttacattttaatgattaaagtaatgtattgtactaatttaaattatttgttagaaACAAAGTtgtgtataggcctagtatatgtatgtaggcctatcactgTAGTTTAATATATGTtcaaaaaacaattttacattgtttgAAACGATTCAATTGTGTAATCATGGATTCATAAtcatggtatttaaaaaaacaaaagaaactcagttttttgttaaaagcaaataaaatagtttatacaTTTCATTTACCGGTTTAGCTAATAAAATCTCTTTTGGGACATGtggtggctctgaaaagagccgtTTGGTTTGAAATTCAGCAAAATGATGTTTACTTGGAGCTGGTGTATTTGGTGACAGCCTTGGTACCCTCAGAGACGGCATGCTTAGCCAATTCACCAGGAAGCAATAGACGGACAGCGGTCTGGACTTCCCTGCTAGTGATGGTAGATTTTTTGTTGTAGTGAGCAAGACGAGATGCTTCTCCTGCAATACGTTCGAAGATATCGTTGACGAAACTGTTCATGATTCCCATGGCTTTGCTGGAGATACCAGTGTCTGGGTGAACTTGCTTCAACACCTTGTAGATATAGATGCTGTAGCTTTCTTTTCGCTTACGTTTCCTCTTCTTGTCAGTAGTTCTTACAGCCTTAGCCTTACCGGCTTTCTTGGCAGCTTTTCCTGAAGTTTTTGGTGGCATGATTTTAGTAACTACGATACGATGAGTAAAGTAATCAAGTGAAGATTTTCATATCGCCCAGTGTTTTTATTGAGTTTGATATGCAAATGAGGTTTTCCAGTTAGGCTCGCTTGTCGACGCCATTCAATTGGTTGTTGACTGCGCGCAATTTATTGAATGTACAAAACAAAAGCTTACTTGTTCTTTCTTTGTTAACATTTGGAGGGAAGAAGACAACTAAAACACCTTATctttttacagtactgtattgagtatttgtaatttttgtatGTATGCTTCATTTTGTACCTACCACCAATACAATGGTGTACTTTACGAACACAAAAGGTAggataaaaattgaaaatgtacCTCACAATGTGAACTATTTGGtgtatattgtaataaataatctGATATCTTGTCCTTACATaacataaatacagtacaacttCAAGTGGTTTTTCAATATAccgtattaataaataatatcaatcaattgaaaaaataatttttttatataacaaaaaaatgtttagtaaaccgtttttaataatgtatgaaaacaaccagtacatttattttattcttatgtGCGTGTTTAATAAAATGGTGTGGTAcgtcattcattttaaaatagtaaaaaatgtaattctcATCCCGAATACTGTATagtacatgtacaaataatttcaagaGGTGGAAAATGAAAGGTTGCACAGTACATGTATTATTATGGATTAGTCAAATGGGAACAGACAAAACACATGTACAGCAGAGCAACAAGGcacattcattttgattcgcttTAACTGTAGTACTTTGTGTATTTTATatgtaaactgactttggggttgggttAACCAACTCAGCTATAGAGTGAGTGATTATAGACGGAATAAAAAACGAAATGaaagttttaatttatatagacAATTCATGAGAAAAAAATTTGCAATTACAGTAGTAAGTATACttaatgtatgtactgtatttttaccTGTTTTTCATATTAGattatattgtaggcctatcagTTTATATACTAAGCTTGACtttatgtatattaaatattatatggtagagaaacacaacaaataaagTAGACAATTGCTAATTTCATCTCTTTTGTACATATTGCGGCTCTGAAAAGAGCCTTTTGGTTTGAGAAAACGGAGAATTGTCTTATGCACGTTCTCCACGGATACGGCGGGCAAGTTGGATGTCCTTTGGCATGATGGTAACACGTTTGGCGTGGATGGCACACAAGTTGGTATCTTCGAAAAGCCCAACTAGGTATGCTTCGCTAGCCTCTTGAAGAGCCATGACAGCTGAGCTCTGGAAACGAAGATCTGTCTTAAAATCTTGGGCGATTTCACGGACAAGACGTTGGAATGGGAGCTTTCGGATAAGAAGCTCAGTGCTCTTCTGGTAACGACGGATCTCACGAAGAGCGACGGTTCCAGGCCTGTAACGATGAGGCTTCTTTACTCCACCGGTGGCTGGTGCACTCTTTCGTGCTGCCTTGGTTGCAAGTTGTTTTCGGGGAGCTTTTCCTCCGGTAGATTTACGTGCAGTTTGCTTAGTACGAGCCATCTTTGTTTTTCAACTAATAAAATTGatatcaaaattgtttaaattcgTGCGTTTATAAGGACCTATGGTTTCAAGGGTAATTAACTACAAGCCATACGATTGGCTAAATGAAAACTTGAATTTCTTTGTTATTTAAACAGGAATCAAGTGATTGGCTAAATTTTACAGTTTAGAACACGTCCGCAGTTATGTTTTCAATGTGGCGGGAGTTCTCTCTGACTAACAGATAAACAAAACGAATTCTATTGGTTAAAATCTATGGCTAAGAACACGTCCGGAGCTCACCAAGATATTGCGCCTTTTTTAAGAGTTTTTGGTTAATAAAATTAGACGTTtctttgtcattttatatacagtataagtgaataaagtattttgtttctttttttacagtacataatgttatttgtattattattgttatatatattaaattatgttatttaatcttaatttttttatgttttttgggATACTGTATTTTAGGCTTCTGCTATCTGATGATAATGTAGAAATTAAAAACGAACATTTGATATATCCATTTctctttttacttttaaatcAGTCTTATATCTTTGCTTTTTTATCCAAACGACGATGctctttttaaatttcatttaattcattGTTTGTTGCAAACATGTCACTCTTCTTTGTGTAGTCAATTCTGTttataactacagtatttatttgtactatgtttataaaaaatgatatatacAAGGTTTTATGTGTTCTATTTGTATGCTTTTTCAGGGCAAGAAACGTGGtttatttttgtgttaaaaGTGAACATTTCATTCGTACTTTGTATGTTCTATATACTTCTTCTTTCTTGGAGATCCaagaaacaattattatatatggcctttggtccaaataatatacaatgtaatacaatattaaataaatatcagttgAGTGCGTTTAAAAATTCTGTTCTATGTTTAGTTGTttatataaaaggaaaacatatatttagttctaatatctgaataaaatggacaaactaaagtgaaatgatattcatcttcaattgattgtaaagcacataatttgcatatatacagtattatataacatggaaatacagtatatatctaTCCATTAAAATTAgtgtaatactgtaaataatgtCGAGGATAATAAACAACACATACAAGAAACTGTTTTATCTAATTTGTAGATGATGGATGGTAAAagcaaaatattgaaataaaccCCTTTATTTTGAAGATTTCACACATAAATTAGCTTTTTGGTTTTAAATGTGAacacagtactgtatttatattatattgttactTTGTgctaattcaatttcttttggACAAGtggtggctctgaaaagagccgtTTGGTTTGAGAATGCTGTTAGCAGTACGATGATTTACTTGGCTTTGGCCTGGGTCTTCTTTGGTAGAAGTACAGCTTGGATATTTGGTAGTACACCTCCCTGTGCGATGGTCACACTTCCGAGAAGTCGGTTCAACTCTTCATCATTACGGATTGCAAGTTGAAGATGACGAGGGATGATTCTGCTCTTCTTGTTATCACGGGCAGCGTTGCCAGCCAACTCCAAGATTTCAGCAGTCAAGTATTCGAGTACGGCAGCCATGTAGACTGGGGCACCAGCACCGACACGGGATGCGTAGTTACCTTTTCGCAAGAATCGGTGAACACGACCGACTGGAAACTGAAGTCCAGCACGACTTGATCGGCTCTTGGCCTTTCCTTTAGCTTTTCCTCCTTTGCCACGTCCAGACATATTTGTTACTTGTTATTGTATTTCGGTATATTCGAAAATAATGATGATTCAAACAGTACCCGGTCTTTTATAGCCGCCTGTGGTTCGCCCTACAGAAATCCTGTACTGATGTGACCAATCACGGTCGTCCGCGCTGTAGGCGGTAACCACTTCTATTGTGATTGTTCTATTGGGTAGACGTTCTTTGTTATTTTGGcgcaaatttacaaaatatcatCAATacatacaaatactgtacattcataATATTTAGCAGCAGGAAAAGGTAACATTTTCAGCTGATTTGCACTTTATGATAACAGAAACACATTACAAATTTAACAACGGTTAAATTTGAATTCATCGTAACATTTTAATCTGTAAATTTGAAAAACAATGTaaagtaaatttatatttataaaacaattttttcataAATGTAATATACAAGACCAGTTAAATATCCAAAATTCAACCTGATCCTACCAAAGTAcatactactactgtattacaaaGTACCTTATCGATTTTATGCTCACATAAATAATGATTAACCTGGTAATAAATATGAACTATCCCCCACTGAAACAATTACAAGCATGTACTTTTATGAACATTTGGCAAACACCATGCATAGCttcttaaaaataataaataacattgtgAAAGAGTccaaattatatttgttatgcaataacaatattatataggCCAATGTGAACATGAGCATCATGAtgtaattatattgttaaaatatgttttcGGATACTCAAATAATTTACTTGATGAAGAGTgtaaaatagtaaaatagtgtgaaaatattttggatagtttttgtaaaagatacctAAAAAGAGCATGGAAATTTCGAAATGTTGTTATCTACTTTGCTacattaaagaccccttccctgcaattttggacgttttttggaaaataatacatatatatcactttaaaaacattaaaccatgtcattccttgtcttaaatgtacgttttatggtaaattatgataaaaagtgagaaacaatgcactacctaagtagctcgcggcgatcgacctctcgtggacggtctcaggcctagcctagctaggcttagttttgtaggcctagctggtaaacatcggtaacgtacgaacatcgtacgctagctatatacctagcctgacgttgtatagttgctgcattaattgtctttctatttttgccagactccgttgatacaaattggggaaaacccggtattttcgctgaaaagttaggagtcttccatttgttttggcttcacgatcgatcgaaaagtgggcgaattacaggtgaaaaacaacaatatcaatccgcgcgcaatgcattttgggatttatagcgggccgctataattattaaaatcgatttatttttcacatttttaaccgtttaaagacgaaaaaagttatcgcaataggaccatatagtattatttttacattaaatatagtttgtgatcttaaattagatctaaaaaacgtagggaatggggctttaagtaaattgaaaaggAGTGGGGAAGGAGGTTGGTGGGTTTTCGTAATAAGTTGTGTTTATCAGtggattttatttaatacacttttactacagtatatttagttttgtattcatttgtgtaaagtaatgatctactgtatgtatcgattTAAATTGAGGGATTGGTGGGGGAAGAggggtaggataggggttgatagttgtttgtttttgcctttattttatacttttctatatataattaattgttaaattgttattgtgaaggatgcaccattgtgctaagtgtgccaccgatctaaaggtgtaattccaaataaataaattgtttgcaTGGTGAAATCAAATGTTAATATAGACACACTTTCATTTAATCTAcgacatttattttgttatacagtatCAATTGTAATGGCTAATGTGAACATGATGTAGATTCACGTTGTGAATCAATGTTGATTTGgattattcatattatatatagatattagcAAACAAATCTCTTTTGCACATGtggtggctctgaaaagagccgtTTGGTTTGAAATGTGTTGAACTGCTTATCCACCGAATCCGTACAGGGTTCGGCCTTGTCTCTTCAAGGCGTAGACGACATCCATGGCGGTGACGGTCTTTCTCTTGGCATGCTCAGTGTAAGTTACAGCATCACGAATGACATTCTCAAGGAATACCTTAAGTACACCACGAGTTTCTTCGTAGATGAGACCAGAGATTCTCTTGACACCACCACGGCGAGCAAGACGACGGATAGCCGGTTTTGTGATCCCTTGGATATTATCACGCAACACCTTACGATGACGCTTAGCGCCTCCTTTTCCAAGTCCTTTTCCTCCTTTACCACGTCCAGACATTTTGTAGATATTCAATTATTTTCTTCGAAGACAAATTCGAAATTATGCTAACCGTTTTGAAAATAGACGTAATTATATAGCAAATGCGGACGTGAATTTGGACTGCTCTACCTGACCTTTGTACCGAAACGCAAATAGcctttgtatatatttttggtGGGAAAAAAGCCTACAAAAACACGGTACTTTCTCGTTATCTTTTGTCATCAACGTAAACGGAAAGCAgttgtttttgtattgaattttggTGGGAAATACAAGGTGTTTTTTTTGACAGGCAATTCAGATTCAGAATCTCTTAGCtttctatatacagtactgtatttcctCCACGGTTTCAACGTATTTATTTTGTCGAAATCAAATTTGTTTCATTGCAGCTGTGTTTGTGCGATATTCGGAAGCGATTCTTCTATAtgttgataaaaatatataacagcAGTTGCATTAATTTCTTTCAAGatattaaacattataaaaGATGTACAATTTCTttcataaacataattatatattataatatttacattttaaagatatgcaatttagattaaataaataaaatacatataaaagtaCATTCTTTGATTCTTTAGTATAAACACCTCAGCTTGTATCATATAATGATGACACGAGATAAGGATGATCAAATGTTCAACCTGGTTCATTCAGTAGATTAACTTTTCATTTGTCAAAATTAAAGGTTCAAACATTTGttcataaattataataaattttatacagTTTATGTTAACAGTAATTTACAATCAAATTATACCCGTGTATACGGTGAAAGGAATAGCTATCCAATCGAACCTAAAAACAACGTAGGAGGGCGATTAATTGATAATCAACACCAGTTGCATTTAATTAGTTGCATGCACTCAATCAAAGCATCTCAAGATAgttatgttttaattattattattattatttattgccaaaaaccagttacaaaaaaacaaaacacagaaactaagggagtaggcaggaacctaaaagtgaacctaatcactataacaagagttcaggttccgtactcccaaagtaacaacaatgatataaaataaactatataaaaatatttaaaaaacaaatagacgaatcaacagtgtcaatataaaataaacggataaaatacataatagtcgattcaacaaagtcaatataaaacatgtgatttaagtgaatttaaaaatatttgaaaactgtctaaaattaaagaatttttaatcatttccggTAATTCTTCCCACAACCTAGGGAATATATTAATAGCGGAATGATGAAGACAATTGGTTCGAGCATAGTGATGAATGAACTTAAGTGTATCAAGGTGACGGCCATTAACAACTAAAGATTGACGAACACTACTACAATCAACCGTTCCAATAAGTGATTTACAAACAAAGGATAACAGAAGATAATTTCTTCGATTAGATAGTGTAGGCCAATTTAGCTTAGTGAGACGTTCCTCGTATTCCATTTCACCTCTTGTTTGTTTAAGGACAAGCCTAGTAGCCCTTCGCTGGACTGCCCCGATACGTTCTGTAAGTTTTTTGGTTCGAGGCAACCACGCTGGGACACCATATTCAAATCATCAAATTCAATGAGAGCTTTATAGAGTGAGAAAATAGCTGAAGGGGATGATCCTCCTGCAATACTAGTAATAAAACCCAACATTCGATTTGAACGAGAAATAATTAAGTTTACATGGTCATCCCAAGTAAGTTCACTATTAATCGTGACCC
This DNA window, taken from Antedon mediterranea chromosome 9, ecAntMedi1.1, whole genome shotgun sequence, encodes the following:
- the LOC140058387 gene encoding histone H2B, gonadal-like, encoding MPPKTSGKAAKKAGKAKAVRTTDKKRKRKRKESYSIYIYKVLKQVHPDTGISSKAMGIMNSFVNDIFERIAGEASRLAHYNKKSTITSREVQTAVRLLLPGELAKHAVSEGTKAVTKYTSSK
- the LOC140058755 gene encoding histone H3 gives rise to the protein MARTKQTARKSTGGKAPRKQLATKAARKSAPATGGVKKPHRYRPGTVALREIRRYQKSTELLIRKLPFQRLVREIAQDFKTDLRFQSSAVMALQEASEAYLVGLFEDTNLCAIHAKRVTIMPKDIQLARRIRGERA
- the LOC140058386 gene encoding histone H2A-like → MSGRGKGGKAKGKAKSRSSRAGLQFPVGRVHRFLRKGNYASRVGAGAPVYMAAVLEYLTAEILELAGNAARDNKKSRIIPRHLQLAIRNDEELNRLLGSVTIAQGGVLPNIQAVLLPKKTQAKAK
- the LOC140058388 gene encoding histone H4, whose translation is MSGRGKGGKGLGKGGAKRHRKVLRDNIQGITKPAIRRLARRGGVKRISGLIYEETRGVLKVFLENVIRDAVTYTEHAKRKTVTAMDVVYALKRQGRTLYGFGG